The window AGAAATTATTACATTAAAACAGCGCAAAGTTCTTTTTTAATCTACCCATTAGTGAAAAAAGGGATAAACATGGATGATAATCGTAATAAAGGCAAAGGAGCGTTTCAAGCGCTGGCCATTACATCAACCATTGGGGTGGAGTTAGGTATCACATCAACCCTGGGTTTTTATGGTGGGCGCTATTTAGATGAAATGCTGGGTACCACCCCGGTGTTTTTAGTTATTTGCCTGCTTTTGGGTTTGGGCGTCGGCGTCATGGGTATTATCAAAACAATTAACGCATTCTTTAAAGACAATGATGACAAAGGTGTGAAATAGTTGAATTTTTTATACAATGCTCGCACAATGGACGTACAAACCTCACGTACAATTAAATTTACCGTTGCTATCAGCATTGGTCTGTTTGTTAGCTTAATGATAGAACCCTCCCCCTTTAGATGGGGACTGGCCATCGGAGCTGTTGTGGGTGCCATCAATACATTTTTAATGTATAATCGCATGAAGCATATTGCCGCTATGTCTAAGGGCACTGCGGTATCCTTTATGCAATTTGGTTTTGTGATGCGTTTATTATTGATCATGGCGGTATTGTTTTTAGCCCTTAATTTTGAAGGGTTGAACATTTTTGGGGTGGCCTTTGGCATATTTATTGCCCCAATTATTACCATGGTGGATTTCAATATCAGCCTGATTAAAGATTATAAGGCCCATGATACCCTTGAAAACAAAAATCAAACCGAAAGGGGGGAGAATTGGTGAAAAGTATTGATCAAGTCCATCACGAACTAGGGGTGTTTTGGGATGCTATCTTTGGGGAGTTGTTTGCTGGTCCCACCCATTTGGGCACCATAGCGGGTTACCCCATTGATGTCAACTTCAAAACAATATTTATGACTTGGATAGTGATGGTGATAGTGGCGTTAATTGGTATATTGGCCACTAGAAATGTCAGTGTTGATAAGCCAGGTAGATTGCAGGTGGTATTTGAAAGTGTTTACGATTTCTTAAAGGGTTTGATTTATGACAATATCACCAGCGAGAAACGGGCTGCTTCTATGGTGACATTTATTGTTACATTATTTACGTTCTTGTTAATTTCCAACTTCTTAGGACTATTCCCAACAATGATGTCGCCCACTGCAGATATTAATACCACTTTGGGTTTGGCATTAATGGTATTTTTTATGACTCAGTTTTTGGGCCTTAAAGACAAAGGACTGGGTCACTTTAAACACCTGGTGGAGCCCTACCCGTTCTTTTTACCACTACACATTGTAGAAGAACTGGCTAAGCCAATTACGCTGGCTTTCCGTCTATTTGGTAACATCTACGCCGGTGAAGTGCTGATTGCAGTACTGTTGGGGATGATTCCGCTCACAGCAACATTCTTGGGTGGTTTTATACCATCAGTAATTTGGTTGGCATTCAGTATCTTTATTGGTACCATCCAAGCGTTCATTTTCAGTATGTTAACCATTGTTTACACATCCCAAGCTGTTAACAAGCACTAAATAAAGAATCAAAGATTATTTTTTGAAGGGAGGGGAAAACGCATGGAATTAAGTGCTGCATCTGCTATTGGTGCTTCTTTAGCCGTTGGTCTGGCTGCTCTAGGCGCTGGTATCGGTAACGGTCTGGTAACCGGTAGAACCGTTGAAGGTATTGCTCGTCAACCGGAGGCAAGAGGTGTACTACAAACAACAATGTTTATTGCTGTTGGTTTGATCGAGGCTATGCCTATTATTGCGGTAGTTATTGCGTTCATGCTAATTGGTAAGGCTGCTTAACTCACTCCTTTTGGTACTTATTTGTTTCTTTTGTAGGCAAATAGCAGGTTCTGGGCAGCCCGAACCTGCTATCGCCTTAATTTTGTCCCGCTGAAATGGAAGGAGGGGAACAAGTGGAACTGCAAGCACTTGAGGTCGCTCGTTCAGCCGCGGAAGCCTCTGGCCCATTAGTATTTAACGCCACCATTGGGGCCCAGCTATTTAACTTTGCTCTATTATTAATATTCCTTCGTCTTGTTGTTTGGAAACCGTTAATTAACGTTATCGAAAAACGCAAGGTGCAAATTGGTGAAAACATTATAGCTGCACAGAAAAACCGCAAAGAGGCTGAAGAGCTTCAGGCACAACTGAGGGCTGAGCTAGCTAAAGCCAAAGATGAAGCCCAAGCAATTATCCAACGGGCTTCCAAAGCAGCTGAAGATCAAGCTGCTGGTATTATAGAATCTGCTAAAAACGAAGCAAACCGAATTAAAGAAGACTCACTGCAAGAAATCAAAATGGAACGGGATAAAGCCGTTGCCGAATTAAGAAATGAAGTGGCTAGCTTATCTATTCTAGTGGCTTCCAAAGTAGTTTCCGAAAGAATTACCGATGACGTACAAGAAGACTTAGTGAAGAAGTTTATCGACGAGGCAGGTAAGTTGCCATGTTAGGGGGCGCTGTGGCCAGAAGATATGCCCAGGCCCTTTACGAAATTGCCATTGATAAAGGTGCGCTGGATGCAGCGGAACAGGAATTAAAAGATGTCACTGCCCTTCTAAATAAAGAAGAAGGCATTGAAAAGATTCTCAACCACCCTCAAGTAACCATTGATGGCAAAAAACAACTGATAACAGAGTTGTTCGAGGGCAGAGTATCCGAAACCACATTAAACTTCTTGTATCTAATTGTCGATCGTCATCGTGAAACCTATTTAAACGACATTGTTGCAGAATTTACCCGCTTGGCCAACGAAGCTCGTAACATGGTGGATGCCGAGGTTATCTCCGCCAAAGAGTTAAGCGAAGCCCATCAAGGGGAGTTGGCTAAGGTTTTAAGCCGCCTAGCCGGTAAAGAGGTCAGCCCAGAATTTAGAGTTGACGCTTCCATAATAGGCGGATTGGTGGTACGTATAGGGGATAAAGTTATTGATGGTAGTGTTAAACATAAACTTGAAACCCTTAAGCAACGCCTCATGTCCAAAACTAGTTAGTAGATAGATAGGGGTGAAATGGTAGATGAGTTTGCGACCTGAAGAAATTAGCTCCATTATCAGGCAGCAGATTGATAAATACCAGGCCCAAGTAGAAGTTACTGACGTGGGTACCGTTATATATGTAGGTGACGGTATTGCCCGTGTATATGGCCTGGAAGAATGTATGGCCAGTGAGCTGTTGGAATTCCCTGGTGGCACCATGGGTATGGCCCTAAACTTAGAGGAAGAAAACATCGGTGTTGTTATTATGGGACCATACACCCACATTAAAGAGGGTGACACCGTTAAGCGTACTGGTCGCATTATGTCTGTTCCTGTCGGCGATGCATTAATTGGTCGTGTTGTAAACCCATTGGGTCAACCTATGGATGGCAAAGGCCCAATTGCAAGCGATAAATTCCGTCCCATTGAGCGGATTGCTCCTGGTGTTGTTACCCGTAAGTCGGTGCACCAGCCGATGCAAACTGGTCTAAAGGCAGTGGACGCAATGATTCCCATTGGTCGGGGTCAGCGTGAGTTGATCATTGGTGACCGCCAAACCGGTAAAACCGCGTTGGCCATTGACACCATCATCAACCAAAAGGGCCAAGATATGATTTGTATCTATGTGGCGGTGGGCCAAAAGGCTTCCACAATAGCTAACGTTGTGCGCACACTGCAAGCCCATGGCGCCATGGAGTACTCCATTGTGGTTGCCGCTGCGGCTTCTGACCCTTCACCACTGTTGTACATCGCTCCCTATGCCGGATGTACCATCGGTGAAGAATTTATGGAACAAGGTAAAGATGTATTGGTGGTTTACGATGACTTGTCCAAACAGGCCACAGCTTATCGTGAATTATCACTGCTGTTACGTCGCCCACCGGGCCGTGAGGCTTTCCCCGGTGACGTATTCTACTTGCACTCTCGCCTGTTAGAGCGGGCTGCAAAATTAAACGAAGATTTCGGCGGTGGCTCCTTAACAGCGCTACCGATTATTGAAACCCAAGCAGGTGACGTATCTGCTTATATTCCAACAAACGTTATCTCCATTACCGACGGTCAGATCTTCCTGGACACCGACCTGTTTAACTCCGGTTTCCGTCCAGCGGTTGACGTAGGTCTGTCAGTATCCCGGGTTGGTGGTGCGGCACAAATTAAAGCGATGAAACAAGTTGCCGGTACATTGCGTTTGGACTTGGCTCAATATCGTGAGTTGGCAGCCTTTGCTCAGTTTGGTTCCGACTTGGATAAAGCTACCCAAGCCCGCCTAAACCGTGGTGCCCACTCAATGGAAGTGTTAAAACAAGGTCAGTACAAACCATACCCAGTAGAAGAGCAAGTTATTTCCCTCTTTAGTGCGGTGCGTGGTTACCTGGATGACCTGGACCTCAAGAAAGTTGGCGATTTTGAGCAAGGCTTGTTGCAGTACATTCGCTCCAGTAAGCCAGAAATCCTCAACGCCATTAAAGAACACAAAGAATTGAAGCCAGAAACCGAAGAGCAGTTGAAAGCTGCTATTGAGGAATTCAAAAAGACCTTTGTATAAAACTGGCAGTATTATGATTAAGGTGGTGAGAAGTTGTGGCTAACGCGCGCGATATTCGGCGTCGGATCAAAAGTGTAAAGAACACCCAACAGATTACCAAAGCGATGAAAGTAGTGGCAGCTGCCAAACTACGCCGCGCTCAAGAAGCAGCTACATCTGCTCGACCCTTTACTAAAAAGCTCAGTCAGGTAATGGGAAGGGTTAGTAGCGCCGCCGGTGGGGTTAATCACCCGCTGTTGGAAGTTCGTGAAGCTAAAAAGACCGCCTACATTATTGTTACTGCCGACTCAGGGCTTTGTGGTGGTTTCAATGCCAATATTATCCGCCAAGCTTCAGCCGAATTAAAGCAGTATGACCAGCCGGCATTGGTGACGGTGGGTCGTAAAGGCCGTGATTTCTTTAGACGGCAGAATGCTGAAATTGTAGCAGAGTATGTTAACCTTGGCGATAGTATTTCCTTTGGTCGTGCGAAAGAAATAGCTAATTATGTGATCGACAAGTACACCGCCGGTGAATTCGACGAAGTTTACCTCTTGTTTAACGAGTTTGTCAACGTTTTAACCCAACGGCCCAAAAAGGTTAAACTGTTACCCATCGAATCCTTTGATGAAGAGGGTGCAGCCGAAAAAGCCGCCGGGCAAGAGAAAAAGGCATCGGTTTCCTATATGTTTGAACCCAGTGCCGAAAGCGTTTTAGGCGAACTGTTACCTAAATATATTGAGGTAAGTATTTTCGAAGTGCTGTTGGAATCTAAGGCCGGTGAACTTGGTGCCCGGATGACAGCTATGGATTCCGCAACCAATAACGCTAAGGACTTAATTGACAGTCTGACACTGTCATTGAACCGAGCACGGCAGGCTGCAATCACTACAGAAATTTCCGAAATTGTTAGTGGAGCAGCGGCACTTGGTTAAAATAACGCAGTAATAATGTCGACACGCAAGGAGGTCGGAGAACGAAATGAACGTTGGCCATATTATATCGGTCACGGGTGTTGTTGTTGACGTAGAGTTTCCACCCGGACAGATAGCAGATGTATACAACGCATTAGTGATTCGTTCCGAGGACCAGGATCGCGATTACGGAGAGTGGGATTTAACTCTGGAAGCGGCCCTACACCTTGGTAACAACCGGGTTCGTTGTATTGCAATGTCCTCCACCGATGGTTTGGTGCGGGGCATGAAGGTAGTAGACACTGGTAAACCAATTGCGGTACCAGTGGGCAAGCCAGTATTGGGACGGATGCTGGACGTACTGGGACGACCCATTGACGGTCAAGGCGAAGTGGTGGCTGATGAATATCACCCCATTCACGCTCAACCACCAGCATTAATCGACCAGGCCTCTGGCGAAGATATGTTAGAAACCGGTATCAAAGTGGTAGACTTAATGATCCCCTTCCTGAAGGGTGGTAAAATTGGTCTGTTCGGTGGTGCCGGCGTAGGTAAAACCGTTATCGTTATGGAGCTGATCAACAACATCGCTAAGCAGCACGGTGGTATTTCTGCTTTCGCTGGCGTTGGTGAGCGGACCCGTGAAGGTAACGACTTGTACTACGAAATGAAGGAGTCAGGCGTTCTGGACAAAACCATGTTGGTGTTTGGTCAGATGAACGAACCACCGGGTGCCCGTCTGCGGGTGGCACTTACAGGGCTCACCCTTTGTGAATACTATCGTGATGAAGGGGCAGACGTGCTGCTCTTTATCGATAACATTTTCCGTTTCACCCAGGCCGGTTCTGAGGTTTCGGCGCTACTGGGCCGGATGCCATCAGCGGTGGGTTACCAACCAACCCTGGCCACAGAGATGGGTCAAATGCAGGAGCGGATTACATCCACCAAGAAGGGTTCTA is drawn from Peptococcaceae bacterium 1198_IL3148 and contains these coding sequences:
- a CDS encoding ATP synthase subunit I; translation: MNFLYNARTMDVQTSRTIKFTVAISIGLFVSLMIEPSPFRWGLAIGAVVGAINTFLMYNRMKHIAAMSKGTAVSFMQFGFVMRLLLIMAVLFLALNFEGLNIFGVAFGIFIAPIITMVDFNISLIKDYKAHDTLENKNQTERGENW
- the atpD gene encoding F0F1 ATP synthase subunit beta, whose translation is MNVGHIISVTGVVVDVEFPPGQIADVYNALVIRSEDQDRDYGEWDLTLEAALHLGNNRVRCIAMSSTDGLVRGMKVVDTGKPIAVPVGKPVLGRMLDVLGRPIDGQGEVVADEYHPIHAQPPALIDQASGEDMLETGIKVVDLMIPFLKGGKIGLFGGAGVGKTVIVMELINNIAKQHGGISAFAGVGERTREGNDLYYEMKESGVLDKTMLVFGQMNEPPGARLRVALTGLTLCEYYRDEGADVLLFIDNIFRFTQAGSEVSALLGRMPSAVGYQPTLATEMGQMQERITSTKKGSITSVQAVYVPADDLTDPAPATTFAHLDATVVLSRSIAELGIYPAIDPLDSTSRILDPNVVGKEHYECARNVQAVLQRYKELQDIIAILGMDELSEDDKLTVARARKLQRFLSQPFHVAEQFTGYAGKYVTLKETIRGFNEILDGKHDDLPEGAFLYVGTIDEAVEKGKKMLEEGA
- the atpA gene encoding F0F1 ATP synthase subunit alpha — protein: MSLRPEEISSIIRQQIDKYQAQVEVTDVGTVIYVGDGIARVYGLEECMASELLEFPGGTMGMALNLEEENIGVVIMGPYTHIKEGDTVKRTGRIMSVPVGDALIGRVVNPLGQPMDGKGPIASDKFRPIERIAPGVVTRKSVHQPMQTGLKAVDAMIPIGRGQRELIIGDRQTGKTALAIDTIINQKGQDMICIYVAVGQKASTIANVVRTLQAHGAMEYSIVVAAAASDPSPLLYIAPYAGCTIGEEFMEQGKDVLVVYDDLSKQATAYRELSLLLRRPPGREAFPGDVFYLHSRLLERAAKLNEDFGGGSLTALPIIETQAGDVSAYIPTNVISITDGQIFLDTDLFNSGFRPAVDVGLSVSRVGGAAQIKAMKQVAGTLRLDLAQYRELAAFAQFGSDLDKATQARLNRGAHSMEVLKQGQYKPYPVEEQVISLFSAVRGYLDDLDLKKVGDFEQGLLQYIRSSKPEILNAIKEHKELKPETEEQLKAAIEEFKKTFV
- a CDS encoding F0F1 ATP synthase subunit delta; translation: MLGGAVARRYAQALYEIAIDKGALDAAEQELKDVTALLNKEEGIEKILNHPQVTIDGKKQLITELFEGRVSETTLNFLYLIVDRHRETYLNDIVAEFTRLANEARNMVDAEVISAKELSEAHQGELAKVLSRLAGKEVSPEFRVDASIIGGLVVRIGDKVIDGSVKHKLETLKQRLMSKTS
- the atpB gene encoding F0F1 ATP synthase subunit A, which gives rise to MKSIDQVHHELGVFWDAIFGELFAGPTHLGTIAGYPIDVNFKTIFMTWIVMVIVALIGILATRNVSVDKPGRLQVVFESVYDFLKGLIYDNITSEKRAASMVTFIVTLFTFLLISNFLGLFPTMMSPTADINTTLGLALMVFFMTQFLGLKDKGLGHFKHLVEPYPFFLPLHIVEELAKPITLAFRLFGNIYAGEVLIAVLLGMIPLTATFLGGFIPSVIWLAFSIFIGTIQAFIFSMLTIVYTSQAVNKH
- the atpF gene encoding F0F1 ATP synthase subunit B, with the protein product MELQALEVARSAAEASGPLVFNATIGAQLFNFALLLIFLRLVVWKPLINVIEKRKVQIGENIIAAQKNRKEAEELQAQLRAELAKAKDEAQAIIQRASKAAEDQAAGIIESAKNEANRIKEDSLQEIKMERDKAVAELRNEVASLSILVASKVVSERITDDVQEDLVKKFIDEAGKLPC
- the atpE gene encoding F0F1 ATP synthase subunit C, with the protein product MELSAASAIGASLAVGLAALGAGIGNGLVTGRTVEGIARQPEARGVLQTTMFIAVGLIEAMPIIAVVIAFMLIGKAA
- the atpG gene encoding ATP synthase F1 subunit gamma produces the protein MANARDIRRRIKSVKNTQQITKAMKVVAAAKLRRAQEAATSARPFTKKLSQVMGRVSSAAGGVNHPLLEVREAKKTAYIIVTADSGLCGGFNANIIRQASAELKQYDQPALVTVGRKGRDFFRRQNAEIVAEYVNLGDSISFGRAKEIANYVIDKYTAGEFDEVYLLFNEFVNVLTQRPKKVKLLPIESFDEEGAAEKAAGQEKKASVSYMFEPSAESVLGELLPKYIEVSIFEVLLESKAGELGARMTAMDSATNNAKDLIDSLTLSLNRARQAAITTEISEIVSGAAALG
- a CDS encoding AtpZ/AtpI family protein; this translates as MDDNRNKGKGAFQALAITSTIGVELGITSTLGFYGGRYLDEMLGTTPVFLVICLLLGLGVGVMGIIKTINAFFKDNDDKGVK